The proteins below are encoded in one region of Macaca nemestrina isolate mMacNem1 chromosome 10, mMacNem.hap1, whole genome shotgun sequence:
- the LOC105490568 gene encoding serine/threonine-protein phosphatase PGAM5, mitochondrial isoform X2 → MAFRQALQLAACGLAGGSAAVLFSAVAVGKPRAGGDAEPRPAEPPAWAGGARPGPGVWDPNWDRREPLSLINLRKRNVESGEEELASKLDHYKAKATRHIFLIRHSQYHVDGSLEKDRTLTPLGREQAELTGLRLASLGLKFNKIVHSSMTRAIETTDIISRHLPGVCKVSTDLLREGAPIEPDPPVSHWKPEAVYYEDGARIEAAFRNYIHRADARQEEDSYEIFICHANVIRYIVCRALQFPPEGWLRLSLNNGSITHLVIRPNGRVALRTLGDTGFMPPDKITRS, encoded by the exons ATGGCGTTCCGGCAGGCGCTGCAGCTGGCGGCCTGCGGGCTGGCAGGGGGCTCGGCCGCCGTGCTCTTCTCGGCCGTGGCGGTAGGGAAGCCGCGCGCGGGCGGGGACGCGGAGCCACGCCCGGCTGAGCCGCCGGCCTGGGCGGGGGGCGCGCGGCCGGGCCCCGGCGTCTGGGACCCCAACTGGGACAG GCGAGAACCGCTGTCTCTGATCAACCTGCGGAAGAGGAATGTGGAATCTGGGGAAGAAGAGCTGGCGTCCAAGCTGGACCACTACAAAGCCAAGGCCACACGGCACATCTTCCTCATCAGGCACTCCCAGTACCATGTGGATGGCTCCCTGGAGAAGGACCGCACTCTGACCCCGCTGG GTCGGGAGCAGGCTGAACTCACGGGGCTCCGCCTCGCAAGCTTGGGGTTGAAGTTTAATAAAATCGTCCATTCCTCTATGACACGCGCCATAGAGACCACTGATATCATCAGCCGGCACCTGCCAG GCGTCTGCAAAGTCAGCACAGACCTGCTGCGGGAAGGCGCCCCCATCGAGCCAGACCCGCCTGTGTCTCACTGGAAGCCAGAAGCTGTG TATTACGAAGACGGAGCCCGGATCGAGGCCGCCTTCCGGAACTACATCCACCGTGCAGATGCCAGGCAGGAGGAGGACAGTTATGAGATCTTTATTTGTCACGCCAACGTCATCCGCTACATCGTATGCAG aGCGCTGCAGTTCCCTCCCGAAGGCTGGCTCCGGCTGTCCCTTAACAACGGCAGCATCACCCACCTGGTGATCCGACCCAATGGCCGAGTTGCGCTCAGGACCCTCGGGGACACGGGGTTCATGCCTCCCGACAAGATCACCCGGTCGTGA
- the LOC105490568 gene encoding serine/threonine-protein phosphatase PGAM5, mitochondrial isoform X3: protein MSNYRKVLEDSVFPLESGVHAVKFQSLIWREPLSLINLRKRNVESGEEELASKLDHYKAKATRHIFLIRHSQYHVDGSLEKDRTLTPLGREQAELTGLRLASLGLKFNKIVHSSMTRAIETTDIISRHLPGVCKVSTDLLREGAPIEPDPPVSHWKPEAVQYYEDGARIEAAFRNYIHRADARQEEDSYEIFICHANVIRYIVCRALQFPPEGWLRLSLNNGSITHLVIRPNGRVALRTLGDTGFMPPDKITRS, encoded by the exons ATGAGCAACTACAGGAAGGTGCTAGAAGACAGTGTGTTTCCTCTTGAGTCTGGTGTCCATGCTGTAAAGTTCCAGAGCCTCATCTG GCGAGAACCGCTGTCTCTGATCAACCTGCGGAAGAGGAATGTGGAATCTGGGGAAGAAGAGCTGGCGTCCAAGCTGGACCACTACAAAGCCAAGGCCACACGGCACATCTTCCTCATCAGGCACTCCCAGTACCATGTGGATGGCTCCCTGGAGAAGGACCGCACTCTGACCCCGCTGG GTCGGGAGCAGGCTGAACTCACGGGGCTCCGCCTCGCAAGCTTGGGGTTGAAGTTTAATAAAATCGTCCATTCCTCTATGACACGCGCCATAGAGACCACTGATATCATCAGCCGGCACCTGCCAG GCGTCTGCAAAGTCAGCACAGACCTGCTGCGGGAAGGCGCCCCCATCGAGCCAGACCCGCCTGTGTCTCACTGGAAGCCAGAAGCTGTG CAGTATTACGAAGACGGAGCCCGGATCGAGGCCGCCTTCCGGAACTACATCCACCGTGCAGATGCCAGGCAGGAGGAGGACAGTTATGAGATCTTTATTTGTCACGCCAACGTCATCCGCTACATCGTATGCAG aGCGCTGCAGTTCCCTCCCGAAGGCTGGCTCCGGCTGTCCCTTAACAACGGCAGCATCACCCACCTGGTGATCCGACCCAATGGCCGAGTTGCGCTCAGGACCCTCGGGGACACGGGGTTCATGCCTCCCGACAAGATCACCCGGTCGTGA
- the LOC105490568 gene encoding serine/threonine-protein phosphatase PGAM5, mitochondrial isoform X1 yields the protein MAFRQALQLAACGLAGGSAAVLFSAVAVGKPRAGGDAEPRPAEPPAWAGGARPGPGVWDPNWDRREPLSLINLRKRNVESGEEELASKLDHYKAKATRHIFLIRHSQYHVDGSLEKDRTLTPLGREQAELTGLRLASLGLKFNKIVHSSMTRAIETTDIISRHLPGVCKVSTDLLREGAPIEPDPPVSHWKPEAVQYYEDGARIEAAFRNYIHRADARQEEDSYEIFICHANVIRYIVCRALQFPPEGWLRLSLNNGSITHLVIRPNGRVALRTLGDTGFMPPDKITRS from the exons ATGGCGTTCCGGCAGGCGCTGCAGCTGGCGGCCTGCGGGCTGGCAGGGGGCTCGGCCGCCGTGCTCTTCTCGGCCGTGGCGGTAGGGAAGCCGCGCGCGGGCGGGGACGCGGAGCCACGCCCGGCTGAGCCGCCGGCCTGGGCGGGGGGCGCGCGGCCGGGCCCCGGCGTCTGGGACCCCAACTGGGACAG GCGAGAACCGCTGTCTCTGATCAACCTGCGGAAGAGGAATGTGGAATCTGGGGAAGAAGAGCTGGCGTCCAAGCTGGACCACTACAAAGCCAAGGCCACACGGCACATCTTCCTCATCAGGCACTCCCAGTACCATGTGGATGGCTCCCTGGAGAAGGACCGCACTCTGACCCCGCTGG GTCGGGAGCAGGCTGAACTCACGGGGCTCCGCCTCGCAAGCTTGGGGTTGAAGTTTAATAAAATCGTCCATTCCTCTATGACACGCGCCATAGAGACCACTGATATCATCAGCCGGCACCTGCCAG GCGTCTGCAAAGTCAGCACAGACCTGCTGCGGGAAGGCGCCCCCATCGAGCCAGACCCGCCTGTGTCTCACTGGAAGCCAGAAGCTGTG CAGTATTACGAAGACGGAGCCCGGATCGAGGCCGCCTTCCGGAACTACATCCACCGTGCAGATGCCAGGCAGGAGGAGGACAGTTATGAGATCTTTATTTGTCACGCCAACGTCATCCGCTACATCGTATGCAG aGCGCTGCAGTTCCCTCCCGAAGGCTGGCTCCGGCTGTCCCTTAACAACGGCAGCATCACCCACCTGGTGATCCGACCCAATGGCCGAGTTGCGCTCAGGACCCTCGGGGACACGGGGTTCATGCCTCCCGACAAGATCACCCGGTCGTGA